The DNA segment GGCTGTCAATCAGGATGCTCTTCCCGAAGTCAAATCGCACATCGCCATCAGCGCCAACttcaaccaaccaccaagcTCACAATCGACATCGCGGCCAGCCACAGCAAGCCAAACACAATCGCAACCAACAACGACACTACCACCACGTCCCGGGTCAGCAAGACGAAAATTATGGATCGTTCTCGGGAGTGCCGTCGCCCTATTATTAGCAACCATAGCAATAGCACTTGGTCTCGGCTTGGGACTCGGGCTCAGCAAGAAAAATGAtactccctcatcctcaacgtCCTCAAACACAACAGGATCCCCCTGCCAAAGTGATAGCACAAGAATCTTCCGACGGACAATGGCTGCTGCCGTCTTCAACGGTTCTCTCCACATCTTCTCCCGAGGCCGAGACAGCAACATTTGGTTTCGCTCGTGGGGAATTCAACCTGAAGGAAATAATGCCCCTGCAACTTGGACCACCGACTGGGTAACCCTTGCCGAAGGTCCCGGCATGGAACTCATGCCCTTCATCGGGGCACCAACAGTCATCACCTCGACAGACGGGAGCCGCATGGATGTCTTCGCCACAAGCACCATGTCAGGCAATGTCAACACGATCAGGTTCACAAAGGCCAATCGGACGACAGAGTGGGAAAGCCTGGGAGGTTTCGGTCTCAGCTCTATCGCGATTTGCAATTCACCATTGGCGGACAATTCGTCAGCACCGACATACGACATGTggatgttggggaagaaTTCGACGACCGTTATCAAGAACACTTGGGACACTTCCAAGAAGATAGGTGGCTGGGACGAGACGAGTATTCCCGTCCTCGCCAGTTCCGGAACAAGCCCTGCCGTTATCTGCAGCAAGCACGACCCTGAATATACCGTTTTCACCTTTGGCCAAGGGACAGACGAGCTAAGAAGCACTCGTTTTTCCACCGCTAACAATATCTGGAGCTCATGGAATCCATGGGGCCACAATTTCCGGGGAGATCCGGTGGCAGTCTCCGTCGACGAGGGTCGCGTGATATACTTTTTTGGTGTGGGGACAAACTCGAACATGTATCACTTCACCTGGGAAGAGGGCATCGAATCGGAGCCAAGGTCTATCGGGGGTAACTGGAGCAGTATCCCCAGTGCAGTGATTATCGGCGCCGGGACCAAGGATGAGCAGATCCACGTCGTTGCGTTGGATCAAGAAAGAAAGCTGCAGCATAGAACCtttggtgattttggtgGAGGGCGAAAGTGGCAAGCTACCAGGTGGGAgaagctggaaaagaaagggaATAGTGCCCCGCTGGTGTTTTCATATCCGGATGCAAAGGGCAAGGAACAGATTGGGTTAGCGatgttggatgatgataatCATCTATTGTTTGCCACTTGGGAAGCGAGTAATGATACTTTGTGGGTGAAGTCGATTTCCTGGGTACAGGCTGAGGGTTACTTGATTAATGAGAGCGTTTGCATTTGAGGGGCAATGTGGAGCCCGCTGCCCCCTTGTTGCCATGCCTGTATCATATATCTATCTATGCCCATTCACCTTCTTGACAAGGTTCAAATAGGCATGTGGCTTTGAGTTTGTATCTTGCTCACATCCCCCGAGCTCCCATCCACAAAGGTTACTTGAGCACTACAGCGGTGCCCGCAACAATACTTCCACCTTCAGCCGTTTGTCCTGTGCGGAGACCCTTGCTGATATTGGCCTTGCCGCCATAGGCGAGGCCGGCAATCGCCTGGTGGCCCCTAGCGtcacctccaaaccccctttccaccccAAAGGttgccctcctcgtcaaTCTCACCGCCCTGGCCCCTGCCTCAACCTATCCCTCCTTTTTTGGCGACGGCCGTTGCCCCCATCGCGAACCCGCCGTTGGCTACTGCCACGCTCGAGTCGTATCGAAACTCGAGAGGCCCGGGCTTTCCCGTCTTGCCGTGGCGGAAGACATACGCGAGAGTCTggctgaggttggtgatCGCCTTGCCCTCAAACCAGACTGTCACCTCACCGGTCACCGGTTATGCGTCTGCTGCAAGCCTGGCTTTGATCTCTTTGAGAGTGCTGTCATCGCGTATGTCTTCGTATTCACCCTCGCCCACACCCTCCTTGGAGTTCTTCTTTACTGCATACATTGCGGTGGTCAGCAAGCCATAGAAATAAGCTGAAGGGCTGACAGTGATGAGGCATCACATACCGGGCCGGTAGCTGTACACCACTGTGATCTTGGTGAAGCGAGGCATCTTTGCTGATGTTTTGTTGGTTGTGCGCTTTGGTTCTAGACTTGTGGACGGTTGTTGTTAGATCCAGAAAGCTGGTTCTTGATGCTCCTTTTCTACCAAAGTGGTCGTGGAAGAGTTGGGGAGATGCACACGGAGCTGGGGCATGTGCTGGTGATGCGCGCGGCGGGGATGCCCGTGGCGACAATCACGCTCAAGGGGGAAACGCCTATGGCGGAGACGCAGTTGGACATCGACTAGCTTAGGCAATGCGCGGAGAACTACCTACACCAACCCACGAGGCTA comes from the Podospora pseudocomata strain CBS 415.72m chromosome 5, whole genome shotgun sequence genome and includes:
- a CDS encoding hypothetical protein (EggNog:ENOG503PGIY) — encoded protein: MLFARSPRTPTSLPTPTPQTPHVQDNTPLSPENDTTKVPHRWGHSSMMPVDDDCLPEVRQFSDLEVPTHYPLGAIPEAVNQDALPEVKSHIAISANFNQPPSSQSTSRPATASQTQSQPTTTLPPRPGSARRKLWIVLGSAVALLLATIAIALGLGLGLGLSKKNDTPSSSTSSNTTGSPCQSDSTRIFRRTMAAAVFNGSLHIFSRGRDSNIWFRSWGIQPEGNNAPATWTTDWVTLAEGPGMELMPFIGAPTVITSTDGSRMDVFATSTMSGNVNTIRFTKANRTTEWESLGGFGLSSIAICNSPLADNSSAPTYDMWMLGKNSTTVIKNTWDTSKKIGGWDETSIPVLASSGTSPAVICSKHDPEYTVFTFGQGTDELRSTRFSTANNIWSSWNPWGHNFRGDPVAVSVDEGRVIYFFGVGTNSNMYHFTWEEGIESEPRSIGGNWSSIPSAVIIGAGTKDEQIHVVALDQERKLQHRTFGDFGGGRKWQATRWEKLEKKGNSAPLVFSYPDAKGKEQIGLAMLDDDNHLLFATWEASNDTLWVKSISWVQAEGYLINESVCI